A single window of Achromobacter xylosoxidans DNA harbors:
- a CDS encoding TolC family outer membrane protein, with product MSSFLLKTSVSALALAFVPVTFAQPAAADSSTAAPAPGVTTLNQIVEQTLLSNPEIQAKYHDFQASLEGQAVARGAFFPQVNALGYVGREYRNNVPGVGSQNWNRPGYNFELRQLIFDGFRTSNDVKQAGFDKLARFYDVLATSDSTALAAVQAYIDLQRYRDMELLARQNYSLHEETLKQIGQRTESGVGRRVDLEQAGGRLALAQTNLMTETTNLLDVQQRFQRVTGALPPESMQPVPDISDKLPTKPGNFNESLRRNPSFLSKQAALQAAEAGVASSKGAFSPKFEFVAATGRDQNDPTPENRNIRSSSVQVVMNYNLYRGGADSARVRQTAAQSYAARDVRDYTCRNVQQDLAVAWNNITSLQEKLPFLRDHEMATAKVRDAYRQQFQIGQRTLLDLLNTENELFESRRALTNAVYDLRLAQYRWLALSHKLLPALTLQPARNEMPEENGKLVVSDDVIRLCNSTVPDSARLTPVRVQYNEGTLPPTLVPLNAPAAQARP from the coding sequence ATGTCTTCGTTTCTGCTTAAGACCTCGGTTTCCGCCCTGGCGTTGGCATTCGTTCCTGTCACCTTTGCCCAGCCCGCCGCGGCGGATTCCAGCACTGCGGCGCCCGCCCCGGGCGTCACGACGTTGAACCAGATTGTTGAACAGACCCTGCTCAGCAACCCCGAAATCCAGGCGAAATACCACGATTTCCAGGCGTCGCTGGAAGGCCAGGCAGTGGCGCGCGGCGCGTTCTTCCCGCAAGTCAACGCGTTGGGCTATGTCGGCCGCGAATACCGCAACAACGTCCCCGGCGTCGGCTCGCAGAACTGGAACCGCCCCGGCTACAACTTCGAACTGCGCCAGCTGATTTTCGACGGCTTCCGCACCAGCAACGACGTCAAGCAGGCCGGGTTCGACAAGCTGGCGCGTTTCTATGACGTGCTGGCCACCAGCGACAGCACCGCCCTGGCCGCCGTGCAGGCCTATATCGACCTGCAGCGCTACCGCGACATGGAACTGCTGGCCCGCCAGAATTATTCGCTGCACGAGGAAACCCTCAAGCAGATCGGCCAGCGCACGGAATCCGGCGTGGGCCGGCGCGTCGACCTGGAACAGGCCGGCGGCCGCCTGGCGCTGGCCCAGACCAACCTGATGACCGAAACCACCAACCTGCTGGACGTGCAGCAGCGCTTCCAGCGCGTGACCGGCGCCCTGCCGCCCGAGTCGATGCAGCCGGTGCCGGACATCTCCGACAAGCTGCCGACCAAGCCCGGCAACTTCAACGAGTCGCTGCGCCGCAACCCCAGCTTCCTGTCCAAGCAGGCCGCCCTGCAGGCGGCGGAAGCGGGCGTGGCCTCCTCCAAGGGCGCGTTCTCGCCCAAGTTCGAATTCGTCGCCGCCACCGGCCGCGACCAGAACGACCCGACGCCGGAAAACCGCAACATCCGCAGCTCCAGCGTCCAGGTGGTCATGAACTACAACCTGTACCGCGGCGGCGCCGATTCGGCCCGGGTGCGCCAGACGGCGGCCCAATCCTACGCGGCCCGCGACGTGCGCGACTATACCTGCCGCAACGTGCAGCAGGACCTGGCCGTGGCCTGGAACAACATCACCAGCCTGCAGGAAAAGCTGCCCTTCCTGCGCGACCACGAAATGGCCACGGCCAAGGTGCGCGATGCCTATCGCCAGCAGTTCCAGATTGGCCAACGCACCCTGCTCGACCTGCTCAACACCGAAAACGAACTGTTCGAATCGCGCCGGGCCCTGACCAACGCGGTCTATGACCTGAGGCTGGCCCAGTATCGCTGGCTGGCGCTTTCGCATAAGCTGCTGCCGGCGCTGACGCTGCAGCCCGCGCGCAACGAAATGCCCGAGGAAAATGGCAAGCTGGTGGTGTCCGACGATGTCATCCGCCTGTGCAATTCCACGGTGCCCGATTCGGCGCGGCTGACGCCAGTGCGTGTGCAATACAACGAAGGCACCCTGCCGCCCACGCTGGTGCCGCTGAACGCGCCCGCCGCCCAGGCCCGTCCCTGA
- a CDS encoding type I secretion system permease/ATPase has product MDKLSDAAAREWRADARAAHDDPLLDCLVEITRLHGVAATAQALSAGLPLESHRLTPALLPRAAARAQLSARVVKRPLDGLPSDLLPAILLLNGERACLLLKRDGDKCVISHPELGGSAVEMSAAELDAQYTGLVCFVRPQFRFDARAPEVAKVRERHWFWAAIMENRRLYRDALIAALLINIFAMAMPLFTMNVYDRVVPNNAVETLWVLALGITLVVIFNMILSTARSHVVDSASKRVDVRLSAQIMERVLDLRMEGRPVSVGSFAANLRSFESIRDFIASATITTLVDLPFILLFLAALAWISPWMVLPPVVAIVLILVVSLAAQARMEALTMASFQASSQRNATLVEALTGLEAVKTLNAQGAIQRNWERSTEFIAQTGGKLKLISSSTVGFVQAVQQLVSIAVVIIGVYLAQDSALSMGGIIAASMIAGRCLAPLGQVAGLLMQYQNARTSLGSIDNYMKLPIERPAEAEFLHRPVFHGGLEFRDVSFTYPGSTQPVLKKVSFKLKPGEKVGIIGRIGSGKTTLEKLALALFQPTEGAVLLDGVDVRQIDPADVRRAIGHVPQDPLLFYGSLKHNLAMGAPYADDASILVAANMAGVTEFANLHPNGFDMLIGERGESLSGGQRQSVAVARALINDPPILLLDEPSSNMDHQSEAQLRRRLGEASANKTILLVTHRTALLELVDRLIVIDNGHIVADGPKEQVVEALRQGRVGRGS; this is encoded by the coding sequence ATGGACAAGTTATCTGACGCCGCCGCCCGGGAATGGCGCGCCGACGCGCGCGCCGCGCATGACGACCCGCTGCTGGACTGCCTGGTCGAGATCACCCGGCTGCACGGCGTGGCGGCCACCGCGCAGGCGCTGTCCGCCGGCCTGCCGCTGGAATCGCATCGCCTGACCCCGGCCCTGCTGCCGCGAGCGGCGGCGCGCGCGCAGTTGTCGGCGCGCGTGGTCAAGCGCCCGCTGGACGGCCTGCCGTCGGACCTGTTGCCGGCCATCCTGCTGCTGAATGGCGAGCGGGCCTGCCTGCTGCTCAAGAGGGATGGCGACAAGTGCGTGATCAGCCATCCCGAGCTCGGCGGCAGCGCGGTCGAGATGAGCGCGGCCGAGCTGGACGCGCAATACACTGGCCTGGTCTGTTTCGTGCGGCCGCAGTTCCGCTTCGACGCGCGCGCGCCGGAAGTGGCCAAGGTGCGCGAACGCCACTGGTTCTGGGCCGCCATCATGGAAAACCGGCGCCTGTACCGCGACGCGCTCATCGCCGCGCTGCTGATCAACATCTTCGCGATGGCGATGCCGCTGTTCACCATGAACGTGTATGACCGCGTGGTGCCCAACAACGCCGTCGAGACGCTCTGGGTGCTGGCGCTGGGCATCACCCTGGTGGTGATCTTCAACATGATCCTGAGCACGGCGCGCTCGCACGTGGTCGACAGCGCCAGCAAGCGCGTCGACGTGCGCCTGTCGGCGCAGATCATGGAACGGGTGCTGGACCTGCGCATGGAAGGCCGCCCGGTGTCGGTCGGCTCGTTCGCCGCCAACCTGCGCTCGTTCGAATCGATCCGCGACTTCATCGCCTCGGCCACCATCACCACGCTGGTGGACCTGCCCTTCATCCTGCTGTTCCTGGCCGCGCTGGCCTGGATCTCGCCATGGATGGTGCTGCCGCCGGTGGTGGCGATCGTGCTGATCCTGGTGGTGTCACTGGCCGCGCAGGCGCGCATGGAAGCGCTGACGATGGCTTCTTTCCAGGCTTCGTCGCAGCGCAATGCCACCCTGGTCGAGGCCCTGACGGGGCTGGAAGCGGTCAAGACCCTCAACGCCCAGGGCGCAATCCAGCGCAACTGGGAGCGTTCCACCGAGTTCATCGCGCAGACGGGCGGCAAGCTCAAGCTGATCTCGTCGTCCACCGTGGGCTTCGTGCAGGCGGTGCAGCAGCTGGTGTCGATCGCGGTCGTGATCATCGGCGTGTACCTGGCGCAGGATTCGGCCCTATCGATGGGCGGCATCATCGCCGCCTCGATGATCGCCGGCCGCTGCCTGGCCCCGCTGGGCCAGGTGGCCGGCCTGCTGATGCAATACCAGAATGCCCGCACCTCGCTGGGTTCGATCGACAACTACATGAAGCTGCCGATCGAACGCCCGGCCGAGGCCGAGTTCCTGCACCGCCCGGTGTTCCATGGCGGCCTGGAATTCCGCGACGTCAGCTTCACCTACCCGGGCAGCACCCAGCCGGTGCTCAAGAAGGTGTCCTTCAAGCTCAAGCCGGGCGAAAAGGTCGGCATCATCGGCCGCATCGGCTCAGGCAAGACCACGCTGGAAAAGCTGGCCTTGGCGCTGTTCCAGCCGACCGAGGGCGCGGTCCTGCTGGACGGCGTGGACGTGCGCCAGATCGACCCGGCCGACGTGCGCCGCGCCATCGGCCACGTGCCGCAGGACCCGCTGCTGTTCTACGGCAGCCTCAAGCACAACCTGGCGATGGGCGCGCCCTACGCCGACGACGCCAGCATCCTGGTGGCGGCCAACATGGCCGGCGTGACCGAGTTCGCCAACCTGCACCCGAACGGCTTCGACATGCTCATCGGCGAGCGCGGCGAGTCGCTGTCGGGCGGCCAGCGCCAGTCGGTGGCGGTGGCGCGAGCGCTGATCAACGATCCGCCCATCCTGCTGCTGGACGAACCCAGCAGCAACATGGATCACCAGAGCGAGGCCCAGCTGCGCCGCCGCCTGGGCGAAGCCAGCGCCAACAAGACCATCCTGCTGGTGACGCACCGCACCGCCCTGCTGGAACTGGTCGATCGCCTGATCGTCATCGATAACGGCCACATCGTGGCCGATGGCCCCAAGGAACAGGTCGTCGAAGCCCTGCGCCAGGGGCGCGTCGGACGCGGAAGCTGA
- a CDS encoding HlyD family type I secretion periplasmic adaptor subunit — MDNTTAIPKPALARPGLLKRLWLRIRGVFIYFFDRLLDGAEKGKPKARTDYVGNAEWVIHESQARGARVLLWTSLLAVFLLLLWAAFGYIDEVVRGEGKVVPSRQVQIIQSLDGGIVEEILVKPGQEVEAGQILLKIDSTRFASSLGENNAEYLSLLAKSARLKALATGEPFVAPEEVLKQAPGLAEMERNAWQARTTELNATVNVAREQLKQRQEELRETIAKRDQASASCGLTSRELQVTRPLLKSGAVSEVDLLRLQRDVARYCGEQKGAEAQIDRIQASIKEAQSKLEESELNIRNQARNELSETNTKLSTLREGKLALADRVKLAEVRAPVRGTVKTLFNNTVGGVVQPGKDIIEIVPKDDTLLLEVRILPRDIGFLHPDQKAEVKFTAYDFAIYGGLEGKVEQIGADTVTDEKGNSYYVVRVRTDRSTVGDKNLPIIPGMVAEVHVLTGKRTVLQYLLKPVLRAKANAFTER; from the coding sequence ATGGACAACACCACCGCCATCCCGAAACCCGCCCTTGCCCGGCCCGGCCTGCTCAAGCGGCTGTGGCTGCGCATACGCGGCGTCTTCATTTACTTCTTCGACCGCCTGCTCGACGGCGCCGAGAAAGGCAAACCCAAGGCGCGCACCGACTACGTCGGCAACGCCGAATGGGTCATCCACGAATCGCAGGCGCGCGGCGCCCGCGTGCTGCTGTGGACCAGCCTGCTGGCCGTCTTCCTGCTGCTGCTGTGGGCGGCCTTCGGCTATATCGACGAAGTCGTGCGCGGCGAAGGCAAGGTCGTGCCCTCGCGCCAGGTACAGATCATCCAGAGCCTGGACGGCGGCATCGTCGAGGAAATCCTGGTCAAGCCCGGCCAGGAGGTCGAGGCTGGCCAGATCCTGCTGAAGATCGATTCCACCCGCTTCGCCTCGTCGCTGGGCGAAAACAATGCCGAATACCTGTCGCTGCTGGCCAAGTCGGCGCGCCTGAAGGCGCTGGCCACGGGCGAACCCTTCGTCGCGCCCGAAGAAGTGCTGAAGCAGGCGCCCGGCCTGGCCGAAATGGAGCGCAACGCCTGGCAGGCCCGCACCACCGAACTGAACGCCACCGTCAACGTCGCCCGCGAACAGCTCAAGCAGCGCCAGGAAGAACTGCGCGAGACCATCGCCAAGCGCGACCAGGCGTCGGCCAGCTGCGGCCTGACCTCGCGCGAATTGCAGGTGACCCGGCCGCTGCTCAAGAGCGGCGCGGTGTCCGAGGTCGACCTGCTGCGCCTGCAACGCGACGTGGCCCGCTACTGCGGCGAACAGAAAGGCGCCGAGGCCCAGATCGACCGCATCCAGGCCTCCATCAAGGAAGCCCAGAGCAAGCTCGAGGAATCCGAGCTGAACATCCGCAACCAGGCCCGCAACGAGTTGTCCGAGACCAACACCAAGCTGTCGACCCTGCGCGAGGGCAAGCTGGCCCTGGCCGACCGCGTCAAGCTGGCCGAAGTGCGCGCCCCGGTGCGCGGCACGGTCAAGACGCTGTTCAACAACACCGTGGGCGGCGTGGTCCAGCCGGGCAAGGACATCATCGAGATCGTGCCCAAGGACGACACCCTGCTGCTGGAGGTGCGCATCCTGCCGCGCGACATCGGCTTCCTGCACCCCGACCAGAAGGCGGAGGTCAAGTTCACCGCCTACGACTTCGCCATCTATGGCGGGCTGGAAGGCAAGGTCGAGCAGATCGGCGCCGACACCGTGACCGACGAGAAAGGCAATTCCTATTACGTGGTGCGGGTCCGCACGGACCGCAGCACGGTGGGCGACAAGAACCTGCCCATCATCCCCGGGATGGTGGCCGAGGTCCACGTCCTGACCGGCAAGCGCACCGTGTTGCAGTACCTGCTCAAGCCGGTGCTGCGCGCGAAGGCCAACGCCTTTACCGAGCGTTAG
- a CDS encoding helix-turn-helix transcriptional regulator, whose protein sequence is MKSVPVLLITHDDLLWQHWRALDPARWLAARGRGLADLQRWREQGRALAVVDTDLPRLPSWQDPAWNAQLAGLQVVVASASPNDEQGAQALGAGALGYCHSYAPAPALAQALEVVASGGIWMGRSLVTRLLRLVTERAQDSRSWDNGTLTERETTVARYAASGQSNAQIADALGITERTVKAHLSAVFEKLEVTDRLQLALRVHGISAPADTRSKIPS, encoded by the coding sequence ATGAAATCCGTTCCCGTCTTGTTGATTACGCACGACGACCTGTTGTGGCAGCACTGGCGCGCCCTGGATCCGGCGCGCTGGCTGGCGGCCCGCGGGCGCGGCCTGGCGGACCTGCAGCGCTGGCGCGAGCAGGGCCGCGCCCTGGCGGTGGTGGACACCGACCTGCCGCGACTGCCGTCCTGGCAGGACCCCGCCTGGAATGCCCAGCTCGCCGGGCTGCAGGTGGTGGTGGCCAGCGCCAGCCCCAACGACGAACAGGGCGCCCAGGCGCTGGGCGCCGGCGCTTTGGGGTATTGCCACAGCTACGCCCCGGCGCCGGCCCTGGCGCAGGCGCTGGAGGTAGTCGCCTCCGGCGGCATCTGGATGGGTCGTTCGTTGGTGACGCGCCTGCTGCGGCTGGTCACGGAGCGCGCGCAGGACAGCCGGTCCTGGGACAACGGCACCCTGACCGAGCGTGAAACCACCGTGGCGCGCTACGCCGCCAGCGGCCAGTCCAACGCCCAGATCGCCGACGCGCTCGGCATCACCGAGCGCACCGTCAAGGCCCACCTGTCGGCGGTCTTCGAAAAACTCGAGGTGACCGACCGCCTGCAACTGGCGCTGCGGGTGCACGGCATCTCGGCGCCGGCCGATACGCGCAGCAAAATCCCCTCGTGA
- the leuC gene encoding 3-isopropylmalate dehydratase large subunit, whose translation MAQTLYDKLWDAHIVHQESDGTCLLYIDRHLLHEVTSPQAFEGLAIAERKPWRNGANLAVADHNVPTMNRAQGIDDPISRLQVDTLDANCDKYGITEFRMNDLRQGIVHVIGPEQGATLPGMTVVCGDSHTSTHGALGALAFGIGTSEVEHVLATQTLLMKKAKSMLIKVEGELPFGCTAKDVVLHVIGIIGTAGGTGHAIEFAGSTIRALSVEGRMTVCNMAIEAGARSGMVAVDDKTIEYFRGRPFAPSGVLWDHAVAYWRTLHTDAGAKFDTVVEVNARDIKPQVTWGTSPEMVLPVDSRVPDPDREKDDVRRSGMERALEYMGLKPNTPLTDIRVDRVFIGSCTNSRIEDLRAAAVVARGKHVASNVRQAMVVPGSGLVKQQAEREGLDKIFIEAGFEWREPGCSMCLAMNADRLEPGERCASTSNRNFEGRQGQGGRTHLVSPAMAAAAAVAGHFVDVRTFR comes from the coding sequence ATGGCCCAAACCCTTTACGACAAACTCTGGGACGCCCACATCGTCCACCAGGAATCAGACGGCACCTGTCTGCTCTATATCGATCGCCACTTGCTGCATGAAGTGACCAGCCCGCAGGCGTTCGAAGGCCTGGCCATCGCCGAGCGCAAGCCGTGGCGCAACGGCGCCAACCTGGCGGTCGCCGACCACAACGTGCCGACGATGAACCGCGCCCAGGGCATCGACGACCCCATCTCGCGCCTGCAGGTCGACACGCTCGACGCCAACTGCGACAAGTACGGCATCACCGAATTCCGCATGAACGACCTGCGCCAGGGCATCGTCCACGTCATCGGGCCGGAGCAGGGCGCCACCCTGCCGGGCATGACCGTGGTCTGTGGCGATTCGCACACCAGCACGCACGGCGCGCTGGGCGCGCTGGCGTTCGGCATCGGCACGTCCGAGGTCGAACACGTGCTGGCCACGCAGACGCTGCTCATGAAGAAGGCCAAGAGCATGCTGATCAAGGTCGAAGGTGAACTGCCGTTCGGCTGTACGGCCAAGGACGTCGTGCTGCACGTCATCGGCATCATCGGCACCGCCGGCGGCACCGGCCACGCCATCGAATTCGCCGGCAGCACCATCCGCGCGCTGTCGGTCGAAGGCCGCATGACGGTCTGCAACATGGCCATCGAGGCCGGCGCCCGCTCCGGCATGGTCGCCGTCGACGACAAGACCATCGAATACTTCCGCGGCCGTCCGTTCGCGCCGTCCGGCGTGCTGTGGGACCACGCCGTGGCCTACTGGCGCACGCTGCATACCGACGCAGGCGCCAAGTTCGACACCGTGGTCGAAGTCAACGCCCGCGACATCAAGCCGCAGGTCACCTGGGGCACCTCGCCCGAAATGGTGCTGCCGGTCGACTCGCGCGTGCCGGACCCCGACCGCGAAAAAGACGACGTGCGCCGCAGCGGCATGGAACGCGCGCTCGAATACATGGGCCTCAAGCCCAATACGCCGCTGACCGACATCCGCGTGGACCGCGTCTTCATCGGCTCCTGCACCAACTCGCGCATCGAGGACCTGCGCGCCGCCGCCGTCGTGGCGCGCGGCAAGCACGTGGCCTCCAACGTGCGCCAGGCCATGGTGGTGCCGGGTTCCGGGCTGGTCAAGCAGCAGGCCGAGCGCGAAGGCCTGGACAAGATCTTCATCGAGGCCGGCTTCGAATGGCGCGAGCCGGGCTGCTCGATGTGCCTGGCCATGAACGCCGACCGGCTCGAGCCGGGCGAGCGCTGTGCCTCGACCTCGAACCGCAACTTCGAAGGCCGCCAGGGCCAGGGTGGCCGCACCCACCTGGTGAGCCCGGCGATGGCCGCGGCCGCCGCCGTGGCCGGCCACTTCGTCGACGTCCGCACGTTCCGTTAA
- the leuD gene encoding 3-isopropylmalate dehydratase small subunit codes for MQAFTTHEGLVAPLDRENVDTDLIIPKQFLKSIKRTGFGPNLFDELRYLDHGEPGMDNSKRPLNPDFVLNQPRYQGASVLLARKNFGCGSSREHAPWALTQFGFRAIIAPSYADIFFNNSFKNGLLPIVLSELEVARLFDEVKAFPGYKLNIDLERQEVVAADGRAMKFDIEPFRKYCLLNGFDDIGLTLRHADKIRAFEAERLARHPWLESRPIA; via the coding sequence ATGCAAGCATTCACCACTCACGAAGGCCTGGTGGCTCCGCTCGACCGCGAAAACGTCGACACGGACCTCATCATCCCCAAGCAGTTCCTCAAGTCCATCAAGCGCACCGGCTTCGGCCCGAACCTGTTCGACGAATTGCGCTACCTGGACCACGGCGAACCGGGCATGGACAACAGCAAGCGCCCGCTCAACCCCGATTTCGTGCTGAACCAGCCGCGCTACCAGGGCGCCTCGGTGCTGCTGGCGCGCAAGAACTTCGGTTGCGGCTCGAGCCGCGAGCACGCGCCCTGGGCCCTGACCCAGTTCGGTTTCCGCGCCATCATCGCGCCGTCGTACGCCGACATCTTTTTCAACAACAGCTTCAAGAACGGCCTGCTGCCCATCGTGCTGTCCGAGCTCGAAGTGGCGCGCCTGTTCGACGAAGTGAAGGCCTTCCCCGGCTACAAGCTCAACATCGACCTGGAGCGCCAGGAAGTGGTGGCGGCCGACGGCCGCGCCATGAAGTTCGACATCGAGCCGTTCCGCAAGTACTGCCTGCTGAACGGCTTCGACGATATCGGCCTGACCCTGCGCCACGCCGACAAGATCCGCGCCTTCGAGGCCGAGCGCCTGGCCCGCCATCCCTGGCTGGAAAGCCGGCCGATCGCCTGA